tccaaaatatgaaaataacacTGTGAAGTGAAAATCAAAATGTGATGATAAGTGAATGTCGTGAATattagagggtaaacaaatcaaagaatgagtattctttgaagtttgtcaatttgggataaaatacggtccaagctataatacccggtatttatggactagtgtcatacaaggtaccacatgaccatgatagtaaggtatataaagtatgttaaaagtgattagtattttaagtaatttgagataattcttaattatatggataattagttaattatggatttttagtgggagattaatatATAATTGGAAATTGGTGGATAAGTTTGGTGAAAACATTACCCCAACGTGGCAACAAGGGGTTAAATGGTTAAGACTAAAAAAAATGACTCTTGGGCTATATGGCTAGGTGGCATGTTTAGGGGGATTTTGGCAAAATAATCCTTacaaaagtggggcccacaaacCCACAATTATAAGAGACCTTCTTACCTCATTAAGGTGTGATGTTAGGTTTGCTAAGTAATGGATGGAGCTCAAACAATTCATTAAAGAGAGATATCATACGGATTTGCAATAGCAACGTGATTTGCTACaacaaaattcatacgagactacaTAATGTAATAGCAACGTgatttgcaattttaagggagtaagatgcaatctttctcaagaatatcatacggattttttcctatttCGATCTCACAGTTACGTATTTCGTCGTGATTgacatgtgttagaggaattgtcaagagaattggctcaggtatgttaaggctatcccttctttccttttggcatgatccatatgatacaaacgaaatgagtaaatgcacaactttcataaatggctCTATTCATTGAAGTACTaggagtgcctatgttcttgattccccatgtgttctattattatattatctattcatgggtcttagaaaaatacgtaagttgataaagtttatccgaaagatcttattgacttaATTCATTATacattgcatttatttatacatgtacattaacccatgaccagatggcgttatatacgcgtatattatatgtatatgggatatgaaaaaaggttacggcattatatacgcaccactatcTGATTAGTTGGTATACGCGATGATTTCTctcacagaggccgagatgatatgacaggatgccctcagaagctggatgatgttatgtacacatatacctatgcatgatatgacatttatacgtacatgcatgactttataaatatttcaggattcacaaagttatttagacttacaggcggattcctttactccatggtttattatgtcttttatgtattaATTTTCGTGacattacatactcggtacattattcgtactgacgtccctttttcctggggatactgcatttcatgcccgcaggtacaggtagacaggctgacggtccccctttttaggatccttgatcagcgagagttggtgtgctccacttgatctggagctgTTACTAGTTTTGGTACACTATTTTTggtatgtagatatgggtacgatAGGGCCTAGTCctgtcctttatacagttgtatactctattagaggtctgtagacagtcatgtataattggatagtatgtggccttgttggcttttaattttggataaatagttgtctatagcagccttgtcggctcgccctaccgtattccgcatgtatatgtatatatgtcttttggatatGTTTTTCTCACTTATATTATTCACGTGATTCAACAATTTAATGATagatgttattcatgacctacaCTTAATTCATGTTATATCTTAGACGCGTGCATAGGGGTgctcgacaggtaggactcaggcactcatcatggcctatcggtttgggtcgtgacacttgatGCCCAGCTTCATCAGCTTTTTGCGCAGCAACTGGACCCTTAGAAACACCAGCTGAACCTCGATCTAACACAACAACTGCAGCAACCTTCAAGTCCTTAGCAACCCTATTAAGAGCTGTTGTAACTGGAACTGTTACAACATCATTAATAGTTGTTCTATGTTTGGATTTAACATCGGATCCTTGACCAACTTCACGTACCCTACTTCCATTACCAACAACATCCTAAACAATTCCTGCTAAAACTTGAGACTGTTTAGCTTCTAAATTCACTGCCTTATACCTTGTAGTAGCTTTATCCTCTAATGCCAAAACACCTACATGTTCTTGCCCCACAACATCCACACCGTTGGCCTTCACACCTGCTAAATTATCCAGTGCGATAGTAGGTCGATCACCATATGCCACTTTACCAACCTGAGAACCTGTAATGCTATACTCCCCCAGAACTTGTAACCACAGTATTAGGACTGTTTTGGAAAAATCTGTCTAAGCTCGTGCAGATCTGGTTTTCTATAAGAAAACTTGACGATGACAGCTTGGTGTAAACCTTCTTCAATGGTGAACTCATTAACATCCTCCATGGTGAATTCAATTGTTGGTTCTCCATGGATAATTTTAACAGGAAGCAAATCAATTTTTTGATGCGTTGCGGCGGATTTGTTTGGAAAAACTTGTGCATCATATGATTTTTAAAGCTTTAGGTTTTGGCTTAGTTTATTACTGGCATTATTTTCAGTAATAAACATTTATCTTCTATGGATCTATCTCATGAATGCTACATTACCACATATATAATTGGCAGTACATGAATGCTACATTACCACATATATAATTGAAAATTTCTAGATGCTCTGTTTCTTCAGAATGAAATATGAGGCAAAAATAGTTGGCTATAGTTGTTATTATGGATCAACAAAGACTAGTATTTTCTTTATGCTATTTccaatctcatttttatacaaaCATTTTTTTGTTAATCTTCTGAATTGAATAACTTTTGCATAGGCTATTAAAAAAAGTCAAGATCCAACACCAAGTGAGTTGCATTTGCACGTCCATACACATGGTAATGATGGAAAATCTTTTGTTGGTGAGAAATCTCTAATCGTACATGTAAGActactttttaaataattttattgactttactttcatatatttttttattttgtaaattgaATGCTCAATATTCGTTAGTCTTTCTATTTCACTAATTATTAACTCTTCTACAGGAAAAATATCAGGAGATATCACAACAACAAACACAGACTCAATCTGATATTGATCAGTGTAAAGAATATTATCAAGCTGCGGgaggagaaaagaaatgaagagtaTATGATCTTGGATCTCAAGCAAAATACTACTACGGGCCAAATCTTCATGACTCTTTTGGATCTGATGCTACATCGTCAGCAACACCTCCAAATGCTCAATCAACACCGACATGGAATCTGGATGAGTTAGTGATGCGATTGATTCCTGCACTGACAGATCATATAGTTCCTGTAATCATTGAGCGAGTACGCGAATTAGTTTCCTTACCCTCGCATCAGCCAAATACTGATCTTACCAACCACCCATCAGATATGGCACCTACTGTTCCTATATCTTATACTGCCGCTAACATTGATAAGGTTCATGCATTGGGTTCTGATGATGACCGTAACTCTCCAGCCTCTCATAGTTAGCCTATTTTGTTTGGACTTTATTGTTAGTCCTTGTGGATTTTTTGTACTTAACGATACCGTTATATGCATTATGCTATATATTTTGGACCTTGTTGAATATATtgttaatttatattaatatcaGTGACTTTTTATTAAGTGTATTTAATAGCTTTTACGTAATATGCTTGAACATAatacatttaaaataataaataaaaagaattttaaaaaattagCAATAGATTAAAAATAAATTAGTGACAAATATTTTCCGTAGCTAAAATTATAGCATAAAATTAAATCTTGCGACGAATTGACGACAAAAGGTTTTTGTTGCAAAAAGCAGGGAGAATTAGCTATAACACGACTAGCGACGAACGCTTTCGTCGCTAGTAAGAACAAACGGCGAATTTTGTTATGTATCGTAGCGACAAAATTCGTCAAAATAGCGACAGAAACAAGCAATATAGCGATGGCTATTTCCATCGCTAAACTTTGCTACAGATATATTCTGTCGCTAATCTTGCGATGGTTTTGTCACTACAAGCATTTTAGATACAAACTTGAATCCGTCGCTAAACAACTGTAGTGACAGAAATAAGTGGTTTAGTGACGGAATACGTCCGTCGCTAAACACTATTTTTTTTGTAGTgatacaacatcgttggtctgaccaccactctatagaacttacccttaagtttcggtggcaccttcttatcacacaaaacaccggaagcgagtctccatttcatccatcccgccccaatacgatgtgtacatcttcatcaatctccccatccccctgaataatagacccaaggtacttaagaCTCCCTCTCCTGGGGATGACTtacgagtccagcctcacctccccttcctcTCCCTGAGTCTCACCACTGAAATTACAGTTCAAGTATTTAGTCTTGGACCTGCTCAACTTGATACCTTTTGATTctagggtctgcctccatacctctaactGCACATTCATATCGTCTCGCGTCTCGTCGATCAATACAatttcatctgcaaatagcatacACCACGGCACCTCCTCTTGGATGTGGTGCGTCAGTAtgtccatcaccagagaaaacaaaaaagggccgagtgccgacccctgatgcaaccctaTCATAACCGGAAAATGGTCCGAGTCCCGACCCACCATCCTCACTCGGGTTTTTGCTCCGTCATACATGTCCGTAATCAACCTAATGTAGGCCACaagtacacctctagcctccaaacatcgccacaaaacctccctcggaactttatcgtatgccttttctaagtcgatgaacaccgtatgcaagtccttctttctctccctatactgctccatcaatctcctaacaaggtggatggcttctgtagtcgaacttCCCGGCATAAATCCAAACTGGTTCTCAGAAATAGACACACTCCTTCTCACCCTTatctctaccactctctcccagactttcatactatggctaagcagcttgataccccgatagttattgcaattttggatatcacccttgttcttgtatacaggaaccatcgtgctccacctccacttttcgggcatcttcttcgttttaaaaatgacattaaataacctagtgagccactccaagcctgccttgcccgaactcttccaaaactccactgggatttcatctggcccggtcgctttgcttctgctcatcttacgcatagccccctcaacttcatcaactctaatccgcctacagtacccaaagtcacagcgactcccggagagttccaaatcacccagtACAATGCTCATGTCTCCCTCCTCGTTCTagagactatggaagtaggtctgccatctccgacGGATTAGCCCCTCttccaacaaaactctaccttctttgTCCTTGATACACTTCCTATATATGGTTGACATAAAAAGTCACTATGTCTCACAGTTCTTGAATCATGACTTGAAATAGCATTAATGGTggcggaagatgaagaaagacatagttagGCATGTCTCATGGTGCTTGAATTGCCAACAGATGATGTATGAGCATAAAAAACTGGGTGGTTTAACTTAGAGGTTGGTGATACCGGAGTGGCAGTTTGAGCGCATTACTCTGGACTTTGTGGTAAGCTTATCACGTACTTTTAGGAAGTATGATATTGTTTCGGTCATTATGGACAattgaccaagtcagtgcattttatTTCGGTGATGACTTCCTACACTTCAAGGCGGTTGGCTTAGATCTATATTAGAGAGATTTTTTGattgcacggtgtgcctatttTTATTATCTCAAGCAATTTCACTTCACGCTTTTGGAGAGTTGTTCAGCGTGAGTTGGACACACAGGTGGAGCTCAGTACTCCATTTTATCCGCAGATGGATGGCcaatccgagcggactattcagatccttgaggatatgttgagggcctgtgtcattgattttggaggctagTGGGACCAAATTCTACCAttggcggagttttcctacaagaACAGCTaccagtctagcattcagatagCACTATTTGAGGCCTTATATGATAGGCGGTGTCGTTCTcttattggttggtttgagcccggtgggGCTAGGATGTTGGGCACGGATTTGATTcatgatgctttagagaaggtaaagttgattcaggatcgccTTTGGACAACGCAGAGTAGGCAGAAAAGTTATGCACACaagaaggtttgtgatgtggcgTATATGAAGGGCGAGAAGATACTTTTGaaagttttgcctatgaagggcgtgatgaaatttgggaagaaggaaaagttgagttcgaggtttattgACCCATTTGAGATCTTAGAGAGAGTaagggaggttgcttataggcttgcattaccTCCCAGCCTTATAGGGGTACatccagtattttattttttatgcttcggaagtatcatgaagATAAGTCGTATATTTTGGACTTCAAAATAGTGCAGCTTGATGAGGATTTGACTAATGAAGAAGAGTCAGTAactattctagatcggcaggttcgtaAGTTGAGATTTAAGGATGTTTCTTCCGTGGAAGCTTTGGAAAGGTCATCCGACGGAGAAGGCTACCTAGGAGTCCAAGTCAGATATGAGGAGTAGATATTCACATCTTTTTTCCAATTTAGGTACATTTTTATgtccattcaaggacgaatgtttcttctggaggtggagaatgtaatgattcGATAGGTTGCTTTGAGTTCTAGCTTGTTGTTTCGTTCTTCTAGACTTTGAATAACCtaatttgatgatttatgacttgtgtgtatcgtccATTTTGAATTCCAAAAAGTTTATATGTGATTTTTTAAAGAAAGCTTGATTTTTTAACTTAAAAGTTGTTAGAGTTGACCAAGATCAACAATCATGATAAACGACCCCAGATAGATACTTTGATGATTATGATagatttgtatgataattttggacttgtaagcatgtttggttggggttccGGGTGACCCGAGGCCATTTTGGCACTTATTGTGAATAGTTGAAAGTTTTAAGttatgaactttgaatctttgaAATTGATGCATAATTCTTGATTTTATATGTTATATCAATGATTTTAGCTAGCGattgagttcgtatgatgttattatacttgttTGGCAGTTTAGAGTGGGCACCGGGGGCCCGGGTAAGTTTCTTATTGGTTTTGGATTGATTTCCATGAGTCGGGCATTGCTGGTGCTGCAGACATCTCATTTGCGATGGTCTGTTCACAAATGCCAGCCTCACATTTTCGAGTGTTAGATCGCATTTGCAATACTGAGGGGAGGGGGATTTGAGAAGCTTCGCGATGGTCCTGTCGTTTCATTTGCGAGGTACTTGTCGCTTTTGCTACATCCGCAATTGCGATACATAGGTCGCAATTGTAAGGTTTGAGACTCAGAGGCTGATTCACATTTGCGACTAGCTGTTAGCTTTTGCGAACATCGCAATTGTGAACAAGATATCACAATTGCAACATCTGCAGTTAGGATAAAGTTGGAATTTGAGGATTTAGCTTATTTTATTCCATCTTTGAGACCTAGATTACACTTAGAGGAGATTTTggagaatattttctttccaacttcataggttagtaactTTAGCTTGTTTTGAtcaattttcattacttttcATAAATTTATATCCCTAAATCTAAGATTTCATAGAGTAGAAATAAGATTTGGGTAGAAATATAAGATTTTGTATTTTTGAGATTtaaacctcgatttgaggtcggatcttgaaacaaatcacatatttggactcagggaaaaatgggtaataggatttggtcttaattttgAATTTCGACCATGTGGGCCCAAATTGACTTTTTGCTGACTTTTTCAAATATGTCAAAGATCAAACATTTTTTATActagggtagtttctaaagcttgttttgacttatttgagtattaattggctagattcgagtgGTTTGGAGGCTTATGCTAAAGGAAAAGCAGTGTTGGATGGTTGTTTGTGTCAAAAAGAGGTAAGTGTCCTGGTTAACCTTGATTTAAAAGAATTAGGATGCAATTATGTCTAATTATTATGTGTTATTATGTTGGGAGCGAtgtatatgtaaggtgacgagtgtaagAGTTGCTATGGGTTGAGCATGCGGCTAGAACTAGTTATTTACATCTTGTTACTTCATGTATTATGTCTATCACGCTTTAAATAGAATGTAAGACTCTTTTgactattttcattcatgttaGTACTCGTGTTGAGCTTGTTGTGATATTGGGTAGTACGTCTATTGAAATATTGATTTGGCTATTGGTGCAAAGTGATGATTATTTCCTATATGACAAGCTATGTTCAGTCACTCTTCTAGATATTGTTTGTGCAACCTTGCTTAGCACTGCTTTACATGTTTATGCTTGGTGAGAAAGAGTGAATTGCACGAAAGGTGTTTCCATACTAGTGAGGAAGAGTGATTGTTCACAAAGAGTGATTATGTGcttgtgaggatgagagtaaaagcatgaagggtgatgccgttccatttgTGTGGTATCTCTTATTCCTTATATTGTTGTATAGACCGAGAACTTTTTTTAGCAAATATACCACTAGGCAGGCTGCCtagtggctaatatataaataaataaaaacaaggaTCCAATGTTTACAATTTAGCAACACCAACCTCAAAAATGCTAAGCTAGAACTAATGCTATAGCTAATAAAATGAAATAAGCTAACTATTACACATAATGAGTCAGTCAACTCCCCACATGAGAAGGAGTGTGGATCTAGAAGCCAAGTGCAAAACCTCAATGTAGCACCTCTAATGCTCTTACCAGGCGCCAAGTTTTGCTTTCCAAAGGACAAGGAAAACATGAATCTCCAACCAACACCATCTACTAGGAATGACCAACTCTCCAAAAAGGCTGTAAACTGCGTGATCAATGAATCCAACAATTCTTTGTTCCAAGAGATGCAGATCCTAATGATACCAAAGTGCTGCCAAAACTTTCCATAACATATGAACCATGACTTCAATTCAGATAAGCTATGTGTACTGCCATTATGTCTCCAGATTGGGCATGTAAACACACCAATAACACTGGATACCAACCTTGCAATACACACATATACAATACATCCTGATGAAGTCGTTGGATCCCAACTTTTATGTAGAACATTTTCAAGACCATAGAAACCATTAAGGTAACAATAAACTATGTAAACTATGTCCTTAAGCTCATGAGTAATATTTGGACAATTTTGAAGTAGAAGACACTACACTATCAAGAACCTGCTTAAGTGAAAGCTCCTATATACCATTAGAGCACCTCCAGAATGAGCATGTaaccatgctaataccactggatAACACCCTACTAGCATAcaaaaaacaaagtaaaaaagaCAAGCAGGCAAGTGCAAAATCAAACCATGTGTAGTCATCAGTCTGAGGCTCTTCTCTTAGCAATCCTAACCCTAAGATTAGGAGTTTGAGATTTGTCTAGATTGATCAGCCTCCTCCCTGCACTAGGTAGTTCAGAAAAAGAATGAAACTCAGTtgtacctgcaaaagaaaaaACAATGTAAGCAATAAAATCTGCCACTGTGTTGCCTTCTCTGAACACATGCTGAAAGATCACATTGAAGTTGTCCCTCATGTCCTTAATCTTTTGCACATCCGGAACAATGGCCCATGGAGGATCCCATCCCCCTTCAATCAccttcttcatcaccaatgaaTCTGTCTCTAAGATGAAAGGATGGAGCTCATTCTCCACACAATATTTTAATCCTTGAACTATTGCCTTAGAGCTACCACATTTGTAGTCACCCCCAAGTCCACTTCCCTAGCATACACCAAATTCCCTTCATCATTCCTCACACAAAAGCCTAGGGAACTAGGACCAGGGTTTTCCTTTGAAGCCCCATCAGTATTGCATTTGTACCAACCATAATGAGGAAGCTGCCATGTTACTCTTCTTGTGATCAGTATAAGTTTGTAACCTTCAAAGAACTGGATTATATCTGGCCATAGCAATGGAATATTAGACAGCCAAGCATACCTCACCCTTGCCAATTGATGCAGTGTCCTATTTACTTCACGAATCACCCTATCTTTGGACACTGAACCTCCATGTTTGCCTACATTTCTTTTCTTCCATAGCTCCCAAGTGATGATAGATGGAACTGCCTGGTACAATGGCTTCAACGTTGGACAAAATTGTGCATTCCACCAATGTCTTATAACTTGTTTCAACTTCAAAGGCACATTGATTCCAGCAGCTCCCATGAATATCTTCCACACCTTTGAGGCAGTAGGACTAGTTACAAATATGTGCTCTATAGTCTCCTCTTGAGGCTGCTAACAACACCAACATCTAGACATCACCATTTTCCCTTGCCTCTTTCACATATCATCAGTGGCTATTTTCTGCCTCCACAAGAAGAATGATATCTTGAATGGCACACCTTTTATCAACATTAGCTTAAACTCCTGATTAGGATCAGCCCTATGCCTTAGTATTTGCCAAGCACTACTAATACTGAACTTGCCTGAAGGAGTTGGCATCCAGTAAGGTCTATCCCAGTATTCCTCACTCCCATCATAATGAACATTGGACCTAATATGATCAGTAATATCTTCAGTGAAACTTTGGTCAAGCAACTGATCATTCCATGCTTCTCCTTGCCTCAATTCTGCCACTTCTTGAAGGTCCTCATTGATTGGAAAATCTTCAGGTAGTACATGATATAAAGCTCCTAATCCAGTCCAGTTTTCATGCCATATGTTTGTTGTTCCTCTCTTCATTTCCCATAGAATCTCATGTTCAACATCTTCCCTAGCATTCAACATTTGTCTCCAAACATGAGATCCCTCTCGAAATTGCACAACTGTAGGTAATTCCTTCTTGCAATACTTGTTCCACATGAAATTGGACCACAAAGACTTTGTAGTCCTAAACTTCCACCATAGCTTTGCAAACAATGCCCTTGAAACATCATGAAGGGACCTAAAACCTAGGCCCCCTCTTCCTTAGGTAAACAAAGATTCTGCCAAGAAGACCAGTGCATGCTCCTACCTTCTTCCTTTGTACTCCAAAAGAATCTGGCAAAGAGCTTATGAAGATGCTCCAGAATGTTATTTGGTGGATCAAGTACTGAAAGCATATGAACTGGCATACTTTGCAACACACTAGATATAAGTGTTGCTTTTCCTCCAAATGAGAGCAGCTTGCCTTTCCATGAGTGTAGTTTAGCTTTAACTTTCTTAATAAGATCATCATCATATTCCTTCCTCCTTCTAGTATATAAAATAGGACAACCTAGGTATGTAAAGGGGAATTTACCTCTTGCAAATCCAGTAATATCACCTACTGCCTGAAATAGTCCATTAGCTACCTTAGCATGCATATAGTATGAGCTCTTGGCTTTATTGATCATCTGGCCTGACACCTTCTCATAGCTCCCCAACACTACCATAATCTTGTTCAAGGATGGAGGGTGAGCAGATGCAAATATAATGGTATCATCAGCATATGCCAAGTGGTTTAGAGAATCAGACCACTTAGGCATCCCAAATCCTCCAAAAGCTTTTTCTTCAAATAGCTTGTTCAATGATCTGGAGAGTACCTCAGCTGACAATATGAACAAGGCTGGAGATAATGGATCACCTTGCTTCACACCCCTCGTAGACTTGAAAAATCCTGAAGACTGGCTATTCACCATCACTGAATACCAATTATTTGGCACCAAATTCCACACCATGTTGATGAAATGTTCTGAAACTCCCATCTTCCTTAGAATATGTAACAAGTATTTCCATGAAACCCTATCATAGGCCTTATCCATATCAAG
The nucleotide sequence above comes from Nicotiana tabacum cultivar K326 chromosome 12, ASM71507v2, whole genome shotgun sequence. Encoded proteins:
- the LOC142167230 gene encoding uncharacterized protein LOC142167230, with product MGAAGINVPLKLKQVIRHWWNAQFCPTLKPLYQAVPSIITWELWKKRNVGKHGGSVSKDRVIREVNRTLHQLARVRYAWLSNIPLLWPDIIQFFEGYKLILITRRVTWQLPHYGWYKCNTDGASKENPGPSSLGFCVRNDEGNLVYAREVDLGVTTNVVIEGGWDPPWAIVPDVQKIKDMRDNFNVIFQHVFREGTTEFHSFSELPSAGRRLINLDKSQTPNLRVRIAKRRASD